The Maniola jurtina chromosome 21, ilManJurt1.1, whole genome shotgun sequence genome contains the following window.
CAACATGGTTTCCAGACTGGCAACGTGTCAGAGGACGACTGCGTCATCACCGCGTCGCTCCACATCCCGGCCGTCAGGCCACGGCGACGCTCCACGTCGGGCTCCTCATCGTCCGCGAAGAGAGACTCGGCCGTGGGGTCGTCGGCCGCGTCCCCCTCCCCCGCGTCCAGCGCCTCGCCCCCCGCCTCGCCCCCGCCACGCCCCGAGCGTCCGGAGAGGCGGCATGCTGACATCGAGAGGCTCGTGGCTTTCGGAAGgtaatacctacatacataattttacttttctctgtgaaaatttcatctcgCTACCTATTAGGGTTTACGAGATAGAGCCCGCTGACAGAGAGATGGGTGGACAgaacggacagcgaaggcttagtaataggatcccgccCGTTAGCACACTTCGGGTGCCGAATTTCAAACAAGGAAGCGTAGGACTGCCACACGAAGgcttccgtgccatcgtacaagacacTTTTATGAGAACACTGCAAATTAATTATGGACtgtgccatctatatgtgatttagtaaattttttttgtgaacacattttaattttttttgtgatgtcacacaaattcacggttttcggatttttacctttacttgtgctataagacttaccgacctgccaaacatgattctaggtcaacgggaagtaccctataggtttgttgacagatacgacagacggacagatagacaaacacagataacaaggtgatcctataagggtttttttttccttttgaggtacggaacgttAAAAATGATATCCAATTTAACTTCAATACAAAGATGGTGTTTCTATTAATAATATAGTTCTTGTAAAAAATGACACTCACTTAATGACTCATAATTTTTGATGCTTCACCATTCGTACTCGTATTTCTATTCGTAAACTTCTCTAATAATACTATTGATCTATTCCAGAGAACGGAACACATCAGACGCCCGAGCAGTCGTCGTGAAACAACACGATGAAACCACCGTCACACGCACACGCGTGTCGTCCAGACAGGAACACACACACACCGTCAGACGAGAAGACATACACAACATCAGAAAAGAAGACAACGCTAAACGAGAAGACCATGGTACTAGAAGAGAGGATCCTATCACAAGAAGAATTGAAAATGCTATCAGCAAAAGGGATGATCAGAGTCCAAGAATAGAACAACACATTAGAACTAATGATCAAAATGTTACAAGAGAAGATCAAAATGTTAGGAGAGAAGAGCATAATGTTAGAAGAGAAGATCAAAATGTTAGGAGAGAAGAGCATAATGTTAGAAGAGATGATCAAAATGTTAGGAGAGATGATCAAAATGTAAGGAGAGGTGATCAAAATGTAAGGAGAGAAGATCAAACAGTTAGAAAAGAGGAAAGGAGAGAAGGAACAATGCTTTACAAACGGGGTGAGCTTATATCGAGCGCCCAGACCCGTCCTGCATGACAAACTGTATACATAAACGCTTTTATACATAAACGTCTATTTATCATGTcgtcttttatttatatatttagagaaataaagattttttattttataaaaaatagtaatGATTTCTTTAGACCTGAATCAATATGACCCCAGTAACATTATTGATGGCGATGCTACTACTACtataaagaaattttaaaaatttaatacagaATAATCTTTTACAATTTAATATAGAATTTAGTAGTCTTGTAATTTAATACAGAATTTAGTACAGAATTTAGTGACGCTAATAGAACACCTGAAACAGAAGAACACAATTTCAAGCACTTAACACGAGACAGTACTCACTAGAGCGGTATGATAGAAGATCGAGAATTGTTGAATAGGTAATGTGCAAAAGTCTCGCTCGCACTCGCGCGCGCTGGTCTATGTACTTTACTTagggtacctaagtactttaatACCTTAGGTAGAGATGTGGTGTAATGTGCACGAAGCAATAAAATATCCGACCATTGCACATtggataaaaaaatctgttactaTGTAGACACATTTATTTCATTCCATGATTTACATTTCGTACATAATATCGCCGATGATTTATTATCTCCTGTGTATTTTGTCCCTCATGATGATAGCGCCGAGTTTCGATACTCCATCTTGATATTCAGATTTGCCCAGCGGTGGGGTGGCTGATGTggtttctgtaaaaaaaaaactaaagatgTTGGACTGCCGAAATTAGCAAACTGGGCCCAAAAAGTCAAACTTCACCATACAATGAAGAATAAAACATCATAAAattttggatagaatcaggcgttactttgcggaagttcatgtttagcaagaaacagttaaaattattttgctataatccgccaacagaaaaaatctgtatggtcaaacatgcagttacaagctaagcaccgcttacctccccaaccaagcaataaagccaagctcccaagcaagcactgccaccaccactcacatgcaccaccacacaagacttttccactactctcgacgcacgtttcgccccgacaccggagcatcctcaggagatttcgactttacaatgctgtattgtcaagtatTGAATGGATCTCCACAAAACACGGTCTCCCATTTCTGGTGCCTCCATTCAAGCTAAGCTAATACTAAACCATGATATCTCAAGGAAGATCACAAactacaaaaaccggccaagtacgagtcggactcgcgcaccgagggttccgtactcgggtatttttttgacattttgcacgataaatcaaaaactattatgcataaaaataaataaaaatctattttagaatgtacagttaaagccttttcatatgacaccccacttggtatagttatcttactttgaaaattaaaacacattttaattttttttaatgatgctaccacaaattcacaattttcggatttattcctttgcttgtgctataagacttacctacctgccaaatttcatgattctaggtcaacgggaagtacggtGACAGacaacggatggacggacagacagacagacagatagatagacagacagacagacaacaaagtgatcctataagggttccgtttttacttttgaggtgcggaaccctgaaaaggacTATTAGTGCTCGTATGCCAGGTCAATCCTTACCGCATTTCGCCCTCGGATCACTGCCAGCGGTTGCAGCACCCTGCTTCGAGATCGTCTTAGCGGTCGTCATCCTGGGTTTAGGACCCACTCTGCAAGGGTCTCCGGGCAGCCGCATTGGTTGAGCACACGGCCCAATGCCACTCTCATCTGCTGCTCTCTGGAGACCATCGAACTTTGCGCCAGGACCTGTCGTTTTGTACATCATATTATCATACTCATATCATATTcattcactaatattataaaggcgaaagtgtgttagcacataggctacttttaatcctggaaaatcaaagagttcctaggtacgggatttcgaaaaacctaaatccacgcggacgaagtcgcgggcgtcagctagtaaccaGTAAAGTTATGGTCCACATTccaatctttatttatatttaaatcaattatGTCATAATATAACACTGTGCATGTGGCATCCTTTATTTACCAGGTTGAGCTTCATAACTTATAAGCTTGACGACAATTTGTATTGATGCTAAAATTTGCCAATTTCTTTTTTTCGAAAACAAAAACCTTCCTACCATAGTAGATAATTCAAATTCCAATACCAGAGGAACCCCTAATGCGTTGCCggattttcaggaatttgttgaagTTAGAATAATTCTTAGTTACCTGACTCGCAGTAGTCCACCTGGTAAGTAGTTTTATTTCGATCACGATCTATCCTCTGCTTCAGCTCAGGGGAGGCCTCGTTCTGTAGGATGCTATACAGCATCGGGTATTTGGACTGGAGCTGCAAACgtcattttattaattttactgcaaaacgcggacaaagttgaAAGGAAATGTTAGGTTTGGCAAACCTCTATATTATACacgaatttataattttaaggaAGCTTTTGATTCTGAAAGACATCTAGTGTGAGTGTCAAAGCATTTGGCAATGGATATTTTTTCTTCGCACGTCACACTTCACGGCGCAAGGCTGAGAACGCACAATTCAACTTAGTCGTTTCCCAAATAGCTGGACCTGGACGGACTCAATCCTTTCCACAACAATTACGTCTGTTTTCCAGCACGAGTCATGCCGCCAACAGAAATCTCTGGAGGTAGATCGCCTTGTGAAAGAAAACTCATAAAGCCACGACCACTCTGCCAAGAGAGAACGAATGAAAACAAGAATATTTTAAATCgtgaaataattattacctTATCTAAGAAAGCATTTGGTTGGTCGTAACGCGACGTTGGCGCTTCAGGGGCTGCTCCCACACGGACTGGATAAAGTTTTGGATCCAACATTTGCCCCATGATCTGCAACCAAGTTATTTCTGGAAACACCGATCACATCCATTTTTGGCTTCGATTCTTTTGCTTGCTTTACTAGCTCAAGGTCTAGGTTGATCTCGTAGCGTCGCTAAGAAGAGAGCTGCTCTATTAGGAATGCAGCAAGTAAGGCGTCGAAGCATTTCTGAAAATCCCAGAGCCGGTTTTCGTTTAAGAATCCCAGAACGTGGAAAACCCTTAGAAGATTTTCGTTCGCAACCTAGTAAAATTCATCATTATACCTCATTTCTACTCCATCCTCCTTCTTTCCCAGGAGGCAGTTGTGGCATCTCTCCTCCAGAGTACTGGGGACATCTGCAGTCTGGCGGCCGACTGTACTGCATGCATGCTTGGTAGAAAGCAAGTTCTTGCCCGGAGAGTTTTGGAACCCTGCGTATTGTAAATTTAGTGATCTACTGTAatcttttgaaaattcaaattcattttaaaGGGGCTTATTAATTTGTTAACTTACCTACTCTATTTTCGTAACCTTGTTCATCTGTAACTGTAGGTATTTTAGGAATTAATGGAATAATTAGTTTATGAATCTGTCCCTTGAATAGCCacatagtcaatttttttttttaaattctcacatacaagttagcctttgatcacctgatagtaagtgatgatgcaatctaagatggaagcgggctagcatGGAAGGGGTACGGTaatttcattaaactcatacgcctgatcggtttctacacggcatcgtaccagaacgctaaatcgcttagcggcacggctttaccacagccgaagcctcccaccagaccagaccagagacaatttagagaTATAGGTAAATTGCTCTTGCCgagaatcaaacccgggacttATAACACTTATAAGACCCGCTCAGCACTGCGTCGGTGCGGTCGATAAAAGGGTTAGTAGGAACACTGAAACACCGCTGAAGGGTTGTTGGTTCCACAattcatattatgtaggtgGAAAATGGCCTACCTATGTGGTATGCAACTCacatggtacataatataataatttatggtaGGCATGGTAGGTATGCAATTTGCGTGACGTCCGTAGAAATTACCTGGTTTAACGTATGATACGGGTACGTTTGGACCATTACTTCCTTCCTTTACCTTCTAAACTACCATTATGGTATTGCTAATTGTACCAACTTCTTGTTTGAAAGAAAAACTTTGCTTACTCAGCGAGTCCTCCCCTAGACACCAGGCCTGGCGTGGAGCCAGGCAAGTTGGGCCAAAGATAGTCCTTTCTGTATATTGTCAGATAGTGATCCATGGTGTACTCAATTTGTTTGATGCGTAGTTGCGTACTTACTACTAATTTAATGACCTTacataattaaataactataatTTCGGATAAGATTACCGAATTGGAATGCATTGCAAAATATGTGTAAAAATTGTGATTCCGCTTAAATAGCTTTGTTATGGCattttgattgattgatcaTACACAGCTCGATTTTATGTAATTTGTCAATTTTTGAATGATACTCAAAAAGGTCGACGGTAAACTTTGTGGTAGATCCATGGTACGAGTACATACTGGTATCCatggtaaattaaaaaaaaactaaccaagtgcgagttagactcacgcactgagggttccgtactcgggtattttttccgacattttgcacgataaatgaaaaattatctatatactaataaataaaattggagtgtctgtctgtaatttcgaaataactacctcatattaagctcatatggttatttgaacgataccttctgaatcacacgtttttaaaatttttgtttgtccgtctgcctgtctatctgtccgtctgtttgaacgggctaatcttcggaacggctgaaccggttttgacgggattttcacagacaagtagaggattgaccagagACCATCAATTTGcgtaattattttcttaaaattgatagaagaactttgtgacattgtttcataaaaaatttggataccaactcctcaatcctgatgctgcaggggacctaaCCATCAAAACTAATGGGATTAAAAAACTgttggttataaattgattgatattgaaggtatctgtaggtaccaagtaaagactttgtcgttggtcttgaggacccaactcctcaaccctgatgctgtaaggaattgcattcctaaatcctggtgatccctcgggatttttaaaggatcatccgtttaaatgttttttggtagtacagaaacacgttgcatcccggggacgggctattacggataggctacttttgttctgggaaatcataagttcccacaggatttcagaccctaaatccaagcaggtgaagctgcgggcatcagctagttatagataaaagtaaataaaaatctgttttagaatgtacaggtaaagccctttcatatgttaccccacttggtatagttatcttactttgaaaattgatacacattttaattttttttaatgatgtaaccacaaatacgcggttttcagatttattcctgaaaacgtgctataagacctacctatctgccaaatttcgtgattttaggtcaacgggaagtaccgttacctgcttgacagacacgacagtcggacagacggacagacagacagacaacaaagttatcctataaaggttccgtttttccttttgaggtacggaagcctaaaaaagTTTGACAGAATGGTCTTgacatctaggtaggtactaggcagggatttattttttgtcctgtttgtaggtattttattgtttgttaaaTTGTATAAACaaagaatttaaattataataattaatcagcaGTGTGTctgtatgaataaaaaaaattaataaagatgTCTGTGTTCGACGGCGAGATAGAGTTCCAATCCGTTtacatggtggactatggcaagAAAAATAAACCGTGAGTTTTATGTTggacaagctgatgcccgcagcttcgcccgcgtggatttaggtttctaaaaatccacGAAgatgcgggcatcagctagtaataataataaataggctttattattttcttattactAGTTACATAAACATGtgttatatattatatctataaaataaaaaactaacaataagCAATGGGCCGCAAACCCAGCATGGCCGATCATTGATAGCAATGCTCAgcgtttttggtttttgaagtcggttttatttttgttttgaaaattttttatttcacaatttttagtggccccactgtact
Protein-coding sequences here:
- the LOC123876300 gene encoding uncharacterized protein LOC123876300 isoform X1 encodes the protein MDHYLTIYRKDYLWPNLPGSTPGLVSRGGLAEVPKLSGQELAFYQACMQYSRPPDCRCPQYSGGEMPQLPPGKEGGWSRNEIMGQMLDPKLYPVRVGAAPEAPTSRYDQPNAFLDKLQSKYPMLYSILQNEASPELKQRIDRDRNKTTYQVDYCESGPGAKFDGLQRAADESGIGPCAQPMRLPGDPCRVGPKPRMTTAKTISKQGAATAGSDPRAKCETTSATPPLGKSEYQDGVSKLGAIIMRDKIHRR
- the LOC123876300 gene encoding uncharacterized protein LOC123876300 isoform X2, producing MQYSRPPDCRCPQYSGGEMPQLPPGKEGGWSRNEIMGQMLDPKLYPVRVGAAPEAPTSRYDQPNAFLDKLQSKYPMLYSILQNEASPELKQRIDRDRNKTTYQVDYCESGPGAKFDGLQRAADESGIGPCAQPMRLPGDPCRVGPKPRMTTAKTISKQGAATAGSDPRAKCETTSATPPLGKSEYQDGVSKLGAIIMRDKIHRR